Within bacterium, the genomic segment GCTCTCCAATGCGTCCTTACCTAGCATGCGGCTGACATCCATGGGATAGTTCCCCGAGAAGCAGGCATTGCAATAATCCAATGAATTGGGGAACGGCGACAACAGCCCTTCCATGCTGATATACCCGAGGGAATCGGCCCCGGTGAAGGCGCAGACTTCCTCAATGGTGCTGCCGGCCGCAATCAGCTCGGCTTTGGTGGCGAAATCGATCCCGAAGAAGCAGGGATTGATGGTGGGTGGACAGGAAATGCGTAGATGGATCTCCTTGGCCCCGGCCTCACGGAGGGCCATGACACGCCGGCGTGAGGTCGTACCCCGGATGATGGAATCATCCACCACGATCACCCGCTTGCCCCGCACCACATCCGCCACCACGGCCAGCTTCATATCCACGCTGCGGGCGCGCTGGTCCGAATCGGGCATGATGAACGTCCGGCCCACGTAATGGTTACGCATGAAACCGAAATCGAGGGGGATACCGCTCTGTCGCGAGTACCCGAGCGCGGCGGAATTACCGCTGTCGGGCACCGCGGTGACCAGGTCGGCCTCCACGGGATGTTCCTGCGCCAGGCGCATGCCCAGCTTCAGCCGCACCGAATGAACGCTCTGCCCGAAGACCGTACTGTCAGGCCGGGCGAAATACACATGTTCAAACACGCATTGGGCGAACTGCTTCTGTTCCTTCTCGGCGAACCAGGTGCTGCGGAGCCCCGAGGCGTCCACAATCACCAGCTCACCCGGCTCCACATCGCGGACATATTCAGCCCCGATCTGGACGAGAGCACAGGTCTCACTGGCAAAGACAAACCCGTTGCCGAGCTTCCCGATGGAGAGCGGCTTGAAGCCCAGCGGGTCACGTGCCGCCATGACACAATCCTTGGTCATCAGGAGAAACGCGAACGCCCCCTTGAGTTCGGCCAGCGCGCGCGCGACGCGGCGGGGCCGGTTGCGGTACATGGGATCGGCCAGGAGATGAATCAGGACTTCGCTGTCGGTGCTGGTCTGGAAGATGGCCCCCGACTCCTGATACATATGCCGGAGCGATTTGGCATTAACGAGATTGCCGTTATGTGCAATGGCCCAGATGCCATCCACGGTCTCGGCGACCAGCGGCTGCACATTCTGGACGCGATTGGCGCCGGTGGTTGAATAGCGGACGTGCCCGATCCCGATATGACCGGCCATCCCGCGAAGGATTTCGGTATTGAACACATCGTTGACCTCGCCAATCCCTTTTGAAGACTTCACCTGACTGCCGTCTGAAATCACAATTCCGGCGCCTTCCTGGCCCCGATGTTGCAGTGAAAACAGTCCGGCATGAATTAACAACGAAGCGTCGGGAATACCGAAAACGCCAAACAGTCCGCACGATTCTTTAGGGTGATCATTGTCTGATACAGAATTCACGTATAATCCTCCACACGGGGCCAATGGCTTTACCGTTTCATGCGGAGAAAAGCAAGATTTTTCACCTCACCTCAGTGCCCAAATTCTTTTACCACCCGCCTGGAGTACCAGGCTTGAGACACGGAGACTCAGAGAAGAGAGGATAACAACCGAAAAGAGAATGTGGCGTTAATTTTTCCACCCGAGTACAGGTGGAAAAATAAAACGCCACGGTTTCTTGAAGGAATACAGGGAGGGGAAGAAGAGGTTTTGTCTGTTGTTCCATCTCCTCTTTCTCGACGAATTCCTCCAAGAGGGGTTGCGGGAATTATGGCTGCCGGTACTCCGGCAGGCGGAATTCCCGCAACATTTGCGTGGGATCAGGCTCTCTTTGTGTCTCCGTGTCTCGAGCTTGGTAATCCAAGCGGGTGGTAAAAGCATTTTACCCTACGAAGGTCTTATGCGCCTCAGTGGCCGCTATGAGGGCAACCGGAACTCGGGCAGGAGGCACAGGCGGCGGAGGGTTCGTGCCTGGGGCCGGAGGGCGCCATGGACACGCTGAACCCGGACAGGGCTTTTTTCAGTTTGCCGCCACACTTGGCACAGGTCT encodes:
- the purF gene encoding amidophosphoribosyltransferase is translated as MNSVSDNDHPKESCGLFGVFGIPDASLLIHAGLFSLQHRGQEGAGIVISDGSQVKSSKGIGEVNDVFNTEILRGMAGHIGIGHVRYSTTGANRVQNVQPLVAETVDGIWAIAHNGNLVNAKSLRHMYQESGAIFQTSTDSEVLIHLLADPMYRNRPRRVARALAELKGAFAFLLMTKDCVMAARDPLGFKPLSIGKLGNGFVFASETCALVQIGAEYVRDVEPGELVIVDASGLRSTWFAEKEQKQFAQCVFEHVYFARPDSTVFGQSVHSVRLKLGMRLAQEHPVEADLVTAVPDSGNSAALGYSRQSGIPLDFGFMRNHYVGRTFIMPDSDQRARSVDMKLAVVADVVRGKRVIVVDDSIIRGTTSRRRVMALREAGAKEIHLRISCPPTINPCFFGIDFATKAELIAAGSTIEEVCAFTGADSLGYISMEGLLSPFPNSLDYCNACFSGNYPMDVSRMLGKDALESNNMLLNLESKGHR
- a CDS encoding FmdB family zinc ribbon protein, producing the protein MPIYEYECVKCAGRVEALIRNDQDVPKTCAKCGGKLKKALSGFSVSMAPSGPRHEPSAACASCPSSGCPHSGH